In Streptomyces longhuiensis, the following proteins share a genomic window:
- a CDS encoding Rieske (2Fe-2S) protein has product MPGTSPARRTVLRGAALAGTAGLGIAACSPGGSGGRAESAPTAPVDLGKADEVPVGGVKLYRDENVVVSRPSADRYAAFSTICTHAGCPISMLEGTELTCSCHGSKFDAETGKVLHDPATQPLAKVPVEVKNGKIVAGPAA; this is encoded by the coding sequence ATGCCCGGCACGTCGCCCGCCCGCCGAACCGTGCTGCGGGGTGCCGCCCTCGCCGGGACCGCGGGGCTCGGGATCGCCGCCTGCTCGCCGGGCGGGTCGGGGGGCCGCGCGGAGTCGGCGCCGACGGCACCGGTCGACCTCGGCAAGGCCGACGAGGTGCCCGTGGGCGGCGTCAAGCTGTACCGGGACGAGAATGTGGTGGTCAGCCGTCCGTCGGCCGACAGGTACGCCGCGTTCAGCACCATCTGCACGCACGCGGGGTGCCCCATCAGCATGCTGGAGGGCACGGAGCTCACGTGCTCCTGCCACGGCAGCAAGTTCGACGCGGAGACCGGGAAGGTGCTGCACGACCCGGCGACTCAGCCGCTGGCGAAGGTGCCGGTCGAGGTGAAGAACGGCAAGATCGTCGCGGGCCCGGCGGCCTGA
- a CDS encoding LacI family DNA-binding transcriptional regulator encodes MNRPTARDVAELAGVSRAAVSFVFSGRAQGNLSADTQARIRAAADELGYRPDEVARSLRTRRSAVIGMLSDEIATSPFAGRMVLGAMEAARARGHQVLLLESRKDPALEAEAVAELRARRVDGIVYAAMSMRSTSVPTALAPERCVLANCVAREPGSYASVVADERGGGRSAVDVLIRAGHRDIALLGGETDNIAASDRARGFGDGLRAAGLKARPEWTLRVGWQIDEGYAGALRVLDTADPDARPTGIVCANDRVATGVLLAAAGLGISVPDDLSVVGYDDQDQMADHLVPALTTIALPHHAMGAAAVDLLLDSVAADEDVDPATQRVLECPVVERASVVAPGRRR; translated from the coding sequence GTGAACCGTCCCACCGCCCGCGACGTGGCCGAACTGGCCGGCGTCTCACGTGCCGCCGTGTCCTTCGTCTTCAGCGGCCGGGCGCAGGGCAACCTCTCCGCCGACACCCAGGCGAGGATCAGGGCGGCGGCCGACGAGCTCGGCTACCGCCCGGACGAGGTCGCCCGTTCCCTGCGCACCCGCCGCAGCGCGGTCATCGGCATGCTCAGCGACGAGATCGCGACCAGCCCGTTCGCCGGACGCATGGTGCTCGGGGCCATGGAGGCGGCACGCGCGCGTGGCCACCAGGTGCTGCTCCTGGAATCCCGCAAGGACCCCGCCCTGGAGGCCGAGGCCGTCGCCGAGCTGCGGGCCCGCCGGGTCGACGGAATCGTCTACGCCGCGATGTCGATGCGCAGCACGAGCGTGCCGACGGCCCTGGCGCCCGAGCGGTGCGTGCTCGCCAACTGCGTGGCGCGAGAGCCCGGTTCGTACGCCTCGGTGGTCGCGGACGAGCGCGGGGGCGGCCGGTCGGCGGTCGACGTGCTGATCCGGGCGGGCCACCGCGACATCGCGCTGCTCGGCGGCGAGACGGACAACATCGCGGCGTCCGACCGGGCCCGCGGCTTCGGCGACGGACTGCGCGCCGCCGGGCTGAAGGCCCGCCCCGAGTGGACGCTGCGGGTGGGCTGGCAGATCGACGAGGGCTACGCGGGCGCGCTGCGCGTCCTGGACACGGCGGATCCGGACGCGCGCCCCACGGGCATCGTCTGCGCCAACGACCGTGTGGCCACAGGTGTGTTGCTCGCCGCGGCCGGCCTCGGCATCTCCGTACCGGACGATCTGTCGGTGGTCGGCTACGACGACCAGGACCAGATGGCCGACCACCTCGTCCCGGCGCTCACGACGATCGCGCTGCCGCACCACGCGATGGGCGCGGCGGCGGTGGACCTGCTCCTGGACTCGGTGGCCGCGGACGAGGACGTCGACCCCGCGACCCAGCGCGTCCTGGAGTGCCCCGTGGTCGAGCGGGCGTCGGTGGTGGCGCCGGGGCGACGGAGGTGA
- a CDS encoding glycoside hydrolase family 32 protein, with amino-acid sequence MADRNVPRHHVRPAAGQWCNDPNGPVFSNGRYHLFFQHNPGAPVWGDIHWGHASSPDLVRWTDHGIALTPTPGTRDELGVWSGCAVVDDGVPTAVYTGMDRHDGIGSVMLARATDPDVTAFKAEPEPVVPGPPAGLDLTAFRDPYVFTHEGRRWAVVGAGHLGGLPDVLLYRVDALTDWTYAGSLIDGTDPVAARRAAPATAWECPALLPAGDGRWVLLLSLWIDDITYATSYLTGELRPTADGGLRFVAEAGAGGVLDHGRDFYAPTALVESDRTLVWGWSWESRTEAESVAAGWAGCLSYPRELGLHADGSLRMAPARELMALRGTPVRVGDELPVAYEVVLDVAVTQPDTEAELRLGPAVALRVNPTKGTLTLDRTGAPATATRPYRRSDTVTAATGAVSPGGRLRVFVDGPLIEAFWGERVMLTEKVHPAPTGLLSAEVTQGAGELTVEAWAVAD; translated from the coding sequence ATGGCCGACCGCAACGTGCCCCGCCACCACGTCAGGCCCGCCGCGGGGCAGTGGTGCAACGACCCGAACGGCCCGGTCTTCAGCAACGGCCGCTACCACCTCTTCTTCCAGCACAACCCCGGCGCGCCCGTGTGGGGCGACATCCACTGGGGTCACGCCTCGAGCCCCGACCTGGTCCGCTGGACCGACCACGGCATCGCGCTCACGCCCACCCCCGGAACCCGCGACGAGCTGGGCGTCTGGTCGGGCTGCGCGGTCGTCGACGACGGTGTGCCGACCGCCGTCTACACCGGCATGGACCGCCACGACGGCATCGGTTCCGTCATGCTCGCCCGCGCCACGGACCCGGACGTCACGGCGTTCAAGGCGGAACCCGAACCCGTCGTCCCCGGCCCGCCGGCCGGCCTCGACCTGACCGCGTTCCGCGACCCCTACGTCTTCACGCACGAGGGGCGGCGCTGGGCCGTCGTGGGAGCGGGTCACCTCGGCGGCCTGCCCGACGTCCTGCTCTACCGCGTCGACGCGCTGACCGACTGGACCTACGCGGGTTCGCTGATCGACGGGACCGACCCGGTCGCCGCGCGCCGAGCCGCACCGGCCACCGCCTGGGAGTGCCCGGCCCTGCTGCCCGCGGGTGACGGCCGCTGGGTGCTTCTGCTCTCGCTCTGGATCGACGACATCACGTACGCGACGAGCTACCTGACCGGCGAGCTGCGCCCCACGGCGGACGGTGGTCTGCGTTTCGTCGCGGAGGCGGGGGCCGGGGGAGTGCTCGACCACGGACGCGACTTCTACGCGCCGACCGCCCTGGTCGAGAGCGATCGCACCCTCGTGTGGGGGTGGAGCTGGGAGTCGCGCACGGAGGCCGAGTCCGTGGCGGCGGGCTGGGCCGGGTGCCTGTCGTATCCGCGCGAGCTCGGGCTGCACGCGGACGGCTCGCTGCGGATGGCGCCCGCGCGGGAGCTGATGGCGCTGCGGGGCACGCCGGTCCGGGTCGGCGACGAACTCCCGGTGGCGTACGAAGTCGTCCTCGATGTCGCCGTGACGCAGCCGGACACCGAGGCCGAACTGCGGCTCGGCCCCGCCGTGGCGCTGCGGGTGAACCCCACCAAGGGCACCCTCACGCTCGACAGGACCGGCGCTCCGGCGACGGCCACGCGTCCGTACCGGCGTTCGGACACGGTGACCGCGGCGACGGGAGCGGTGTCGCCGGGCGGGCGGCTACGGGTGTTCGTGGACGGGCCGTTGATCGAGGCGTTCTGGGGCGAGCGGGTGATGCTCACGGAGAAGGTCCACCCGGCGCCGACCGGCCTGCTGTCGGCCGAAGTCACTCAGGGGGCAGGCGAGTTGACGGTGGAGGCGTGGGCGGTCGCGGACTGA
- a CDS encoding oligosaccharide MFS transporter: MNFTLASAALFMFFVTWSLSWSLFSIWLTQDIGLSAGRSSLVISANAVGCLLTMPLYGYVQDKLGLRKNLLYWIGGLMLLVGPMYIYVYGPLLKTHFALGLVVGSVYLAMAFAVAVATLESYTERLGRFHGFEFGRARMFGSLGWAAATFFAGRLFNIDPELNFWAASVSAAVFVALIAAIRVTDGRRSAAVDAAASSVSLTDVRSLLRYPAFWGLLLFVVAVTATYNTYDQMFPSYFSSLFGTKAEGNQMYSDLNSFQVFLEAGGMALAPFLVNRLGPKRSLLLSGFVMATRIGLSGLVTDPMAISAVKLMHAAELPIMLIAIFKYINRHFESRLSSSIYLVGFQLAAQLGAAIISPLAGIGYDSLGFAPTYLLMAAMVAAFTAVSVATLRPDAKGLPESVPDVPASGRGAVPEPASL; this comes from the coding sequence GTGAACTTCACGCTTGCCAGCGCCGCGCTCTTCATGTTCTTCGTGACCTGGTCACTGTCCTGGTCGCTGTTCTCGATCTGGCTCACCCAGGACATCGGCCTCTCCGCGGGCCGTAGTTCCCTCGTCATCAGTGCCAACGCCGTCGGCTGCCTGCTGACCATGCCCCTCTACGGCTACGTCCAGGACAAACTGGGCCTGCGCAAGAACCTCCTGTACTGGATCGGCGGCCTGATGCTGCTGGTCGGCCCCATGTACATCTATGTCTACGGGCCCCTGCTCAAGACCCACTTCGCGCTCGGCCTCGTCGTCGGCTCCGTCTATCTGGCCATGGCCTTCGCGGTCGCCGTCGCCACTCTGGAGAGCTACACCGAACGGCTCGGCCGCTTCCACGGCTTCGAGTTCGGCCGGGCCCGCATGTTCGGCTCGCTGGGCTGGGCCGCCGCGACATTCTTCGCCGGGCGACTGTTCAACATCGACCCCGAGCTCAACTTCTGGGCGGCGTCCGTCTCCGCCGCCGTCTTCGTCGCCCTCATCGCCGCGATCCGAGTCACGGACGGCCGTCGCTCCGCCGCCGTGGACGCCGCCGCCTCGTCGGTCTCGCTCACCGACGTGCGTTCCCTGCTGCGCTATCCGGCGTTCTGGGGGCTGCTGCTCTTCGTGGTCGCGGTGACGGCGACGTACAACACGTACGACCAGATGTTCCCCTCGTACTTCTCGTCGCTCTTCGGCACCAAGGCCGAGGGCAACCAGATGTACAGCGACCTGAACTCCTTCCAGGTCTTCCTGGAAGCCGGCGGCATGGCCCTCGCGCCGTTCCTCGTCAACCGGCTCGGCCCGAAGCGGTCACTGCTCCTGTCCGGCTTCGTCATGGCGACCCGCATCGGCCTCTCCGGCCTGGTCACCGACCCCATGGCGATCTCGGCGGTCAAGCTGATGCACGCGGCCGAGCTGCCGATCATGCTGATCGCGATCTTCAAGTACATCAACCGGCACTTCGAGTCCCGCCTGTCGTCCTCGATCTATCTGGTCGGCTTCCAGCTCGCGGCGCAGCTCGGCGCGGCGATCATCTCCCCGCTGGCCGGCATCGGCTACGACAGCCTCGGCTTCGCGCCCACCTATCTGCTCATGGCGGCGATGGTCGCCGCGTTCACCGCCGTCTCCGTCGCCACGCTGCGTCCCGACGCGAAGGGTCTGCCCGAGTCGGTCCCGGACGTGCCCGCTTCCGGCCGGGGCGCTGTGCCCGAGCCCGCGAGCCTCTAG
- a CDS encoding carbohydrate kinase family protein, with protein MIVVAGEALIDLVPQGGAADDGGDLPALAPRLGGGPFNTAVAVGRLGSPVAFCSRVSRDAFGEALLGGLARAGVDVSYVQRGDEPTTLAVASIAADGSAGYSFYVEGTADRLFSAPDRLPPGTRAVSFGTCSLVLEPGASAYEELMRSASAQGVFTALDPNIRAGLIPDPDAYRARFKSWLPSTGLLKLSEEDAQWLGGTPQEWLASGPAAVVITRGGDGLTVFTRGGARYDVPGERIDVVDTIGAGDTVNAALLHGLAAWDALSVEAVAGLAEDAWHRLLRFAARAAAVTCSRAGAEPPYLSELPPL; from the coding sequence GTGATAGTCGTCGCCGGAGAGGCCCTGATCGACCTCGTGCCGCAGGGCGGGGCCGCCGATGACGGTGGCGACCTGCCCGCGCTCGCGCCCCGGCTCGGCGGCGGCCCCTTCAACACCGCGGTGGCCGTCGGCCGGCTCGGCTCCCCCGTGGCCTTCTGCTCACGGGTCTCCCGCGACGCGTTCGGCGAGGCACTGCTCGGCGGACTCGCGCGGGCCGGCGTGGACGTGTCGTACGTCCAGCGGGGCGACGAACCGACGACGCTGGCCGTCGCGTCGATCGCCGCGGACGGCTCGGCCGGTTACTCGTTCTACGTCGAGGGCACGGCCGACCGGCTCTTCTCCGCGCCCGACCGGCTTCCGCCGGGCACGCGCGCGGTGTCGTTCGGCACGTGCTCGCTGGTTCTGGAGCCGGGCGCGAGCGCGTACGAGGAGCTGATGCGGTCGGCCTCGGCCCAGGGCGTGTTCACCGCACTCGACCCGAACATCCGGGCCGGCCTCATCCCCGACCCGGACGCGTACCGGGCGCGCTTCAAGAGCTGGCTCCCCTCGACCGGCCTGCTCAAGCTGTCCGAGGAGGACGCGCAGTGGCTGGGCGGCACCCCCCAGGAGTGGCTGGCCTCGGGTCCCGCGGCCGTCGTGATCACGCGGGGCGGCGACGGCCTGACGGTCTTCACACGGGGCGGCGCGCGGTACGACGTACCGGGTGAGCGCATCGACGTCGTCGACACGATCGGCGCGGGCGACACCGTGAACGCGGCGCTGCTGCACGGTCTGGCCGCGTGGGACGCGCTGTCCGTGGAGGCGGTGGCGGGCCTCGCCGAGGACGCGTGGCACCGGCTGCTGCGGTTCGCCGCGCGCGCCGCCGCGGTCACCTGCTCGCGAGCCGGCGCCGAGCCCCCTTACTTGTCCGAACTCCCGCCGCTGTAG